A part of Homoserinibacter sp. YIM 151385 genomic DNA contains:
- a CDS encoding FKBP-type peptidyl-prolyl cis-trans isomerase, with protein MRRALPVLAASAAVALALAGCTPDSGTTSQEGASDACRPTASGAASESVKVSGELGAKPEIEAPTPIEGVEETQRTVVTEGDGDLVEPGATANVQFTLINGTTGEPATETSYEEDATEAIVVDEEQYLPGLVKAVECSTVGSRIVGVVPPADAFGEQGLEQFAIGAEDPIVFVVDIVSIKKPLVPAEWTEDVPEVEFDGDGIPTLTLPKTDPPKELQLKVLEEGDGATVESGDTVTVDYQGTSWDTGEVFDESFTKEPLEIATGSVVQGFEAALVGQKVGSKVVVVMPPELAYGTDPEAHALGGQTLVFVMDIQDTAKS; from the coding sequence ATGCGCCGTGCCCTCCCCGTCCTCGCCGCCTCGGCGGCCGTCGCGCTCGCGCTCGCCGGCTGCACGCCCGACAGCGGCACCACCTCGCAGGAGGGCGCCTCGGACGCGTGCCGGCCCACCGCGAGCGGCGCCGCCTCCGAGTCGGTGAAGGTGTCCGGCGAGCTGGGCGCGAAGCCCGAGATCGAGGCGCCGACGCCCATCGAGGGCGTCGAGGAGACGCAGCGCACCGTCGTCACGGAGGGCGACGGCGACCTCGTGGAGCCCGGCGCGACGGCGAACGTGCAGTTCACCCTCATCAACGGGACGACGGGCGAGCCCGCCACCGAGACGAGCTACGAGGAGGATGCGACGGAGGCGATCGTCGTCGACGAGGAGCAGTACCTCCCCGGCCTCGTGAAGGCGGTCGAGTGCTCGACGGTCGGCTCCCGCATCGTCGGCGTCGTGCCCCCGGCGGACGCCTTCGGCGAGCAGGGCCTCGAGCAGTTCGCGATCGGCGCCGAGGACCCCATCGTCTTCGTCGTCGACATCGTGAGCATCAAGAAGCCGCTCGTCCCGGCCGAGTGGACCGAGGACGTGCCGGAGGTCGAGTTCGACGGCGACGGCATCCCGACCCTCACGCTCCCGAAGACCGACCCGCCGAAGGAGCTCCAGCTGAAGGTGCTCGAGGAGGGCGACGGCGCGACGGTCGAGTCCGGCGACACCGTCACCGTCGACTACCAGGGCACCAGCTGGGACACCGGCGAGGTCTTCGACGAGAGCTTCACGAAGGAGCCGCTGGAGATCGCGACCGGCTCGGTGGTGCAGGGCTTCGAGGCGGCGCTCGTCGGCCAGAAGGTCGGCTCGAAGGTCGTCGTCGTGATGCCCCCGGAGCTCGCCTACGGCACGGACCCGGAGGCCCACGCGCTCGGCGGGCAGACGCTGGTCTTCGTCATGGACATCCAGGACACCGCCAAGTCCTGA
- a CDS encoding OsmC family protein gives MRNEHDYAVSVEWTGNRGAGTQSVRGYGRDHVIRAAGGLELLGSADPSFHGDADRWNPEQLLLAALSQCHLMSYLYQAAKHGVVVESYRDDAVGVLRQAGEGGAFASATLRPVVTVSAGDPELARRLHADAAETCFIRASVAFPVGHEPTILLADDPLS, from the coding sequence TTGAGGAACGAGCACGATTATGCGGTTTCCGTCGAATGGACGGGCAATCGCGGGGCAGGTACGCAGTCGGTGCGCGGCTACGGCCGCGACCACGTGATCCGCGCGGCGGGCGGGCTCGAGCTCCTCGGCTCGGCCGATCCGTCGTTCCACGGCGACGCGGACCGGTGGAACCCCGAGCAGCTGCTCCTCGCGGCGCTCAGCCAGTGCCACCTCATGAGCTACCTCTACCAGGCGGCGAAGCACGGGGTCGTCGTCGAGTCCTACCGGGATGACGCGGTCGGGGTCCTCCGCCAGGCGGGGGAGGGCGGCGCCTTCGCGAGCGCCACCCTGCGGCCCGTCGTCACCGTCTCGGCCGGCGATCCGGAGCTCGCGCGGCGCCTGCATGCCGACGCCGCCGAGACCTGCTTCATCCGCGCGAGCGTGGCCTTCCCGGTCGGGCATGAGCCGACGATCCTCCTCGCCGACGACCCCCTGAGCTGA
- a CDS encoding aminotransferase class III-fold pyridoxal phosphate-dependent enzyme, with amino-acid sequence MDFSIPQERKLVTDLPGPRSLALQERRERAVSRGAGTLASIYMERGSGAILEDVDGNRLIDLGCGIGVTTIGHANAEVAEAAAEQARKLTHTLFTVTPYEPYVRLAERLAEITPGDFEKRSILVNSGAEAVENAVKIVRRHTGRRVILSLDHAFHGRTNLTMAMTYRPWPERAGMGPFPGDLYSVPVSYPFKDGLSGPEAAARTIDYIRTHIGAEEVAGLFVEPIQGDGGIVIPAEGYFAALKAFCEEHGIVFVADEIQAGIARTGAWYSIEHHGVVPDLVTTAKGIAGGFPIAAVTGRADIMDAVQPGGVGGTFGGNPVSAAAALKTLEIIERDDFIAEAQRVERALRARIGDWAERYPVVGEVRGKGAMFGVELVRPGTREPNPEALTAILRHATAHGVIPLDAGSWDSVLRLLPSVVISEALIDDAAGVLEQALDALG; translated from the coding sequence ATGGACTTCTCGATCCCCCAGGAGCGGAAGCTCGTCACCGATCTGCCCGGCCCCCGCTCGCTCGCGCTGCAGGAGCGTCGCGAGCGCGCCGTCTCGCGCGGTGCCGGCACCCTCGCGAGCATCTACATGGAGCGCGGCTCGGGCGCGATCCTCGAGGACGTCGACGGCAACCGCCTCATCGACCTCGGCTGCGGCATCGGCGTGACGACGATCGGCCACGCGAACGCGGAGGTCGCGGAGGCCGCGGCCGAGCAGGCGCGCAAGCTCACCCACACGCTCTTCACCGTCACCCCGTACGAGCCGTACGTGCGCCTCGCGGAGCGGCTCGCCGAGATCACCCCCGGCGACTTCGAGAAGCGCAGCATCCTCGTCAACTCGGGCGCCGAGGCGGTCGAGAACGCCGTCAAGATCGTCCGCCGCCACACCGGCCGGCGCGTCATCCTCTCGCTCGACCACGCCTTCCACGGGCGCACCAACCTCACGATGGCGATGACCTACCGCCCCTGGCCGGAGCGCGCGGGCATGGGCCCCTTCCCGGGCGACCTCTACTCGGTGCCGGTCAGCTACCCCTTCAAGGACGGGCTCTCGGGCCCCGAGGCGGCGGCGCGCACGATCGACTACATCCGCACCCACATCGGGGCGGAGGAGGTCGCGGGCCTCTTCGTCGAGCCGATCCAGGGCGACGGCGGCATCGTCATCCCGGCCGAGGGGTACTTCGCGGCGCTCAAGGCGTTCTGCGAGGAGCACGGCATCGTCTTCGTCGCCGACGAGATCCAGGCCGGCATCGCCCGCACGGGCGCCTGGTACTCGATCGAGCACCACGGCGTCGTGCCCGATCTCGTCACGACCGCGAAGGGCATCGCCGGCGGATTCCCCATCGCCGCCGTCACGGGACGCGCCGACATCATGGATGCCGTCCAGCCCGGCGGGGTCGGCGGCACCTTCGGCGGCAACCCGGTCTCCGCCGCGGCCGCGCTGAAGACCCTCGAGATCATCGAGCGCGACGACTTCATCGCCGAGGCGCAGCGCGTCGAGCGCGCGCTGCGGGCCCGCATCGGCGACTGGGCCGAGCGCTACCCCGTCGTCGGGGAGGTCCGCGGGAAGGGCGCCATGTTCGGCGTCGAGCTCGTCCGGCCCGGAACCCGCGAGCCGAACCCGGAGGCGCTCACCGCGATCCTGCGCCACGCCACGGCGCACGGCGTCATCCCCCTCGACGCGGGCAGCTGGGACTCGGTCCTGCGGCTGCTGCCGAGCGTCGTCATCAGCGAGGCGCTCATCGACGACGCGGCCGGCGTCCTCGAGCAGGCGCTCGACGCGCTCGGCTAG
- the ispG gene encoding flavodoxin-dependent (E)-4-hydroxy-3-methylbut-2-enyl-diphosphate synthase, giving the protein MPAVNIGMPRSAPEVLAPRRASRQIRVGSVLVGGDAPVSVQSMTTTPTTNINATLQQIAELTASGCDIVRVACPSQDDADVLHIIAKKSQIPVIADIHFQPKYVYQAIDAGCAAVRVNPGNIRKFDDQVGDIAKAAKDAGVSLRIGVNAGSLDRRLLEKYGKATPEALVESAVWEASLFEEHDFHDFKISVKHNDPIVMVKAYRMLAERGDWPLHLGVTEAGPAFQGTIKSATAFGILLSEGIGDTIRVSLSAPPAEEVKVGLQILQSLNLRERKLEIVSCPSCGRAQVDVYSLADNVTEGLKGMSVPLRVAVMGCVVNGPGEAREADLGVASGNGKGQIFVKGEVIKTVPESEIVATLIEEANRLAAEMPAGETGTPEVITA; this is encoded by the coding sequence GTGCCCGCAGTCAACATCGGTATGCCCCGCTCCGCCCCCGAGGTCCTCGCGCCGAGGCGGGCGTCGCGTCAGATCAGGGTGGGGAGCGTCCTCGTCGGCGGCGACGCGCCGGTGAGCGTGCAGTCGATGACGACGACGCCCACCACGAACATCAACGCGACGCTCCAGCAGATCGCCGAGCTCACGGCCTCCGGCTGCGACATCGTGCGCGTCGCCTGCCCCAGCCAGGACGACGCGGATGTGCTCCACATCATCGCGAAGAAGAGCCAGATCCCGGTCATCGCCGACATCCACTTCCAGCCGAAGTACGTCTACCAGGCGATCGACGCGGGCTGCGCCGCGGTGCGCGTCAACCCCGGCAACATCCGCAAGTTCGACGACCAGGTCGGCGACATCGCGAAGGCGGCGAAGGATGCGGGCGTGTCCCTCCGCATCGGCGTCAACGCCGGCTCGCTCGACCGCCGCCTGCTCGAGAAGTACGGGAAGGCGACCCCCGAGGCGCTCGTCGAGAGCGCCGTCTGGGAGGCCTCGCTCTTCGAGGAGCACGACTTCCACGACTTCAAGATCTCGGTCAAGCACAACGACCCGATCGTCATGGTGAAGGCGTACCGCATGCTCGCCGAGCGCGGCGACTGGCCGCTGCACCTCGGCGTCACCGAGGCGGGCCCCGCGTTCCAGGGCACCATCAAGTCGGCGACCGCCTTCGGCATCCTCCTCTCGGAGGGCATCGGCGACACGATCCGCGTCTCGCTCTCGGCCCCGCCCGCCGAGGAGGTCAAGGTGGGGCTCCAGATCCTGCAGTCGCTCAACCTCCGCGAGCGCAAGCTCGAGATCGTCTCCTGCCCGTCCTGCGGGCGTGCGCAGGTCGACGTCTACTCGCTCGCCGACAACGTGACCGAGGGGCTCAAGGGCATGAGCGTGCCGCTCCGCGTCGCGGTCATGGGCTGCGTCGTGAACGGCCCGGGCGAGGCGCGCGAGGCGGATCTCGGGGTCGCCTCCGGCAACGGCAAAGGCCAGATCTTCGTCAAGGGCGAGGTCATCAAGACCGTCCCCGAGTCGGAGATCGTGGCGACGCTCATCGAGGAGGCGAACCGCCTGGCCGCGGAGATGCCGGCCGGCGAGACGGGCACGCCCGAGGTCATCACCGCCTGA
- the poxB gene encoding ubiquinone-dependent pyruvate dehydrogenase, translating to MPKIAENLVRTLAANGVSRVWGVPGDSLNGVTDAIRTSEALEWMLVRHEESAAFAAGAEAEITGELAVCAGSCGPGNLHLVNGLYDANRSRVPVLAIAAHIPSAEIGSTYFQETHPTELFRECSVYCELVSTPAQMPRVLEIAMREAVERRGVAVIVIPGDLALAEAVGDRAVEVRRSRSETVPIAEELDRAAAILGEAKRVTILAGAGVAGARAEVLELADALAAPIVHALRGKEHIEHDNPYDVGMTGLLGFASGYRAMERCDTLLVLGSDLPYQEFYPDARIIQVDARGEQLGRRAPLELGLRGDVGPTIRALLPRLAPARSRKHLDSSVDHYRRTRERFDRLERQGEGPLHPQHVTAVLDELAADDAILIPDVGTPVVWAARHLHIGAGRRLLGSFAHGTMAAALPLAIGAQAVDPARQVIAMAGDGGLSMLLGELATAAQLHLPVKVVVYENSSLAFVEVEMKAAGVVNFATELENPDFAAVARACGFHAERVETEDELPGALRRALEADGPALVSVRVERQELSLPPSIEAQQAKGFSLYAMRTVLSGDAREVIDLAKANLRQLL from the coding sequence ATGCCCAAGATCGCCGAGAACCTCGTCCGCACCCTCGCCGCGAATGGTGTCTCGCGTGTCTGGGGCGTGCCCGGCGACTCGCTCAACGGCGTCACCGACGCGATCCGCACGAGCGAGGCGCTGGAGTGGATGCTGGTGCGGCACGAGGAGTCGGCCGCCTTCGCGGCGGGCGCCGAGGCGGAGATCACCGGCGAGCTCGCCGTGTGCGCGGGCAGCTGCGGTCCCGGGAATCTCCACCTCGTGAACGGCCTCTACGACGCGAACCGGAGCAGGGTCCCCGTCCTCGCGATCGCGGCGCACATCCCGAGCGCTGAGATCGGCAGCACCTACTTCCAGGAGACGCACCCGACCGAGCTCTTCCGCGAGTGCAGCGTGTACTGCGAGCTCGTCTCGACACCTGCCCAGATGCCGCGCGTCCTCGAGATCGCGATGCGGGAGGCGGTGGAGCGCCGGGGCGTCGCGGTCATCGTGATCCCGGGCGACCTCGCACTCGCGGAGGCGGTCGGCGACCGCGCCGTCGAGGTCCGGCGCTCCCGCTCCGAGACCGTGCCGATCGCGGAGGAGCTCGATCGTGCGGCCGCGATCCTCGGCGAGGCGAAGCGCGTGACGATCCTCGCCGGCGCGGGCGTCGCGGGGGCGCGAGCCGAGGTCCTCGAGCTCGCGGACGCCCTCGCCGCCCCGATCGTGCACGCCCTCCGGGGCAAGGAGCACATCGAGCACGACAACCCCTACGACGTCGGCATGACGGGGCTGCTCGGCTTCGCGAGCGGCTATCGCGCCATGGAGCGCTGCGACACGCTGCTCGTCCTCGGATCCGACCTCCCGTACCAGGAGTTCTATCCCGACGCGAGGATCATCCAGGTCGATGCCCGCGGCGAGCAGCTGGGGCGTCGGGCGCCCCTGGAGCTGGGTCTCCGCGGCGACGTCGGCCCGACGATCCGCGCCCTCCTCCCCCGGCTCGCGCCGGCGCGCAGCCGCAAGCACCTCGACAGCTCGGTGGACCACTACCGGCGCACCCGCGAGCGCTTCGATCGCCTGGAGCGCCAGGGCGAGGGTCCGCTGCACCCGCAGCATGTCACCGCCGTGCTCGACGAGCTCGCCGCGGACGACGCCATCCTCATCCCGGACGTCGGCACGCCCGTCGTGTGGGCCGCACGCCACCTGCACATCGGCGCCGGGCGCCGACTCCTCGGCTCCTTCGCCCACGGGACCATGGCGGCGGCGCTCCCCCTCGCGATCGGCGCGCAGGCGGTCGACCCCGCCCGCCAGGTCATCGCGATGGCGGGCGACGGCGGCCTCTCGATGCTGCTCGGGGAGCTCGCGACGGCGGCCCAGCTGCACCTGCCCGTCAAGGTCGTCGTCTACGAGAACTCCTCGCTCGCCTTCGTCGAGGTGGAGATGAAGGCGGCCGGCGTCGTGAACTTCGCGACCGAGCTCGAGAACCCGGACTTCGCGGCGGTCGCGCGGGCCTGCGGCTTCCACGCCGAGCGGGTCGAGACGGAGGACGAGCTGCCCGGAGCGCTGCGCCGGGCACTCGAGGCCGACGGGCCCGCCCTCGTCAGCGTGCGGGTCGAGCGCCAGGAGCTCTCCCTCCCGCCGAGCATCGAGGCGCAGCAGGCGAAGGGCTTCAGCCTCTACGCGATGCGCACCGTGCTCTCCGGCGACGCCCGCGAGGTGATCGACCTCGCGAAGGCGAACCTGCGCCAGCTGCTCTGA
- a CDS encoding M50 family metallopeptidase, whose protein sequence is MDSVLLYILGILVVAVGLAISIGLHEVGHLVPAKRFGVKVGQFMIGFGPTLWSRRRGETEYGIKALPLGGYISMTGMFPPAREGERARTAGTGFLNTMVQDARDSSASQIEPGEEHRTFYRLATWKRVVIMLGGPTMNVLIAIVLYGVVLCGFGVPVASTTVGRVDACVIPATSTQTECAEGDAASPAAAAGILPGDRLVELEGRAVESWADATAVIRDAPGTALELVVERDGEDVPLELTPLATERYVLDERGGEVEGADGEPLVEEVGFVGIGAATEVVRQPVTEVLPAVGDNVVRVGGIILTLPQRLVQVAQAAFGDEERDPNGPISVVGVGRLAGEITSLDELSIADRMASLIQMVAALNVALFVFNLIPLLPLDGGHVAGALWESLRRRLAKLFKRPDPGPVDTAKLIPVTLTVVAVLGISSALLIYADLVNPVSLF, encoded by the coding sequence GTGGACTCGGTGCTCCTCTACATCCTCGGCATCCTCGTGGTGGCCGTGGGCCTCGCGATCTCGATCGGCCTGCACGAGGTCGGGCACCTCGTCCCCGCGAAGCGCTTCGGCGTCAAGGTCGGCCAGTTCATGATCGGCTTCGGGCCCACCCTCTGGTCGCGGCGCCGCGGCGAGACCGAGTACGGCATCAAGGCCCTCCCGCTCGGCGGCTACATCTCGATGACGGGCATGTTCCCGCCGGCCCGCGAGGGCGAGCGCGCCCGCACCGCCGGCACCGGCTTCCTCAACACGATGGTGCAGGATGCGCGCGACAGCTCCGCCTCGCAGATCGAGCCGGGGGAGGAGCACCGCACCTTCTACCGCCTGGCGACCTGGAAGCGCGTCGTCATCATGCTCGGCGGCCCGACCATGAATGTCCTCATCGCGATCGTGCTCTACGGGGTCGTGCTGTGCGGCTTCGGCGTGCCGGTCGCCTCGACGACGGTCGGGCGCGTGGACGCCTGCGTGATCCCCGCGACGAGCACGCAGACCGAGTGCGCCGAGGGCGACGCCGCCTCGCCGGCCGCGGCCGCGGGCATCCTCCCGGGCGACCGGCTCGTCGAGCTCGAGGGCCGAGCGGTCGAGAGCTGGGCGGATGCGACGGCGGTCATCCGCGACGCGCCCGGGACGGCCCTCGAGCTCGTCGTCGAGCGCGACGGCGAGGACGTGCCGCTCGAGCTGACGCCTCTCGCGACCGAGCGCTACGTCCTCGACGAGCGGGGCGGCGAGGTGGAGGGCGCCGACGGCGAGCCGCTCGTCGAGGAGGTCGGCTTCGTCGGGATCGGCGCGGCGACCGAGGTCGTGCGGCAGCCCGTCACGGAGGTCCTGCCGGCGGTGGGCGACAACGTCGTCCGCGTCGGCGGCATCATCCTGACCCTCCCGCAGCGGCTCGTGCAGGTCGCGCAGGCCGCGTTCGGCGACGAGGAGCGCGACCCGAACGGGCCCATCAGCGTCGTCGGCGTCGGACGCCTCGCGGGCGAGATCACGAGCCTCGACGAGCTCTCGATCGCCGACCGGATGGCGAGCCTCATCCAGATGGTCGCCGCCCTCAACGTCGCGCTCTTCGTCTTCAACCTGATCCCGCTCCTGCCGCTCGACGGGGGGCACGTCGCGGGCGCGCTCTGGGAGTCGCTGCGCCGCCGGCTCGCGAAGCTCTTCAAGCGACCCGACCCGGGCCCGGTCGACACCGCGAAGCTCATCCCCGTGACGCTCACGGTCGTCGCGGTCCTCGGCATCTCGAGCGCGCTGCTCATCTACGCCGACCTCGTGAACCCGGTGTCGCTGTTCTGA
- the dxr gene encoding 1-deoxy-D-xylulose-5-phosphate reductoisomerase yields MRRVLILGSTGSIGTQALDVIGDQPGLFEVVGLAAGSSRELLAEQASRHAVEHTALGIEEAVQLVRDVEADVVLNGITGSVGLGATLAALRTDALLALANKESLIVGGSLVTEAASPGQIVPVDSEHSAIAQALRSGSAGEVRRLVLTASGGPFRGRRRAELEDVTPAQALAHPTWDMGRVVTTNSATLVNKGLEVIEAHLLFGVPYDRIDVTVHPQSIVHSMVEFVDGSTIAQASPPDMRLPISLGLAWPERVPGVGAPLDWTAASSWTFEPLDEAAFPAVRLAKRAGRTGSTAPAVFNAANEQAVHAFHDGRIGFTGIVDVVERVLDEHEPAAKLTLEGVLEAERAAREAADRLIAAS; encoded by the coding sequence ATGCGGCGCGTCCTCATCCTCGGCTCCACCGGCTCCATCGGCACCCAGGCGCTCGACGTCATCGGCGATCAGCCGGGGCTCTTCGAGGTCGTCGGCCTCGCGGCGGGCTCGAGCCGCGAGCTCCTCGCCGAGCAGGCCTCGCGCCACGCGGTCGAGCACACCGCCCTCGGCATCGAGGAGGCCGTGCAGCTGGTGCGGGACGTCGAGGCGGATGTCGTGCTCAACGGGATCACCGGCTCGGTCGGCCTCGGGGCGACCCTCGCGGCGCTCCGGACCGACGCGCTCCTCGCCCTCGCCAACAAGGAGAGCCTCATCGTGGGCGGCTCGCTCGTGACGGAGGCCGCCTCGCCGGGGCAGATCGTGCCCGTCGACTCGGAGCACTCCGCGATCGCGCAGGCGCTGCGCTCGGGGTCCGCCGGCGAGGTCCGTCGTCTCGTCCTCACAGCATCCGGCGGACCGTTCCGGGGCCGCCGGCGAGCGGAGCTCGAGGACGTCACCCCCGCCCAGGCGCTCGCCCACCCCACCTGGGACATGGGCCGGGTCGTCACCACGAACTCCGCCACCCTCGTCAACAAGGGGCTCGAGGTCATCGAGGCGCATCTCCTGTTCGGCGTGCCCTACGACCGCATCGACGTGACGGTGCATCCGCAGTCGATCGTGCACTCCATGGTCGAGTTCGTCGACGGCTCGACGATCGCGCAGGCCTCCCCGCCGGACATGCGGCTGCCGATCTCGCTCGGCCTCGCCTGGCCCGAGCGGGTGCCGGGGGTGGGCGCGCCGCTCGACTGGACCGCGGCCTCCTCGTGGACCTTCGAGCCGCTCGACGAGGCGGCCTTCCCGGCGGTGCGGCTCGCGAAGCGCGCCGGGCGGACCGGCTCGACGGCGCCGGCGGTCTTCAACGCCGCCAACGAGCAGGCGGTGCACGCCTTCCACGACGGCCGCATCGGCTTCACGGGCATCGTCGACGTGGTCGAGCGGGTGCTCGACGAGCACGAGCCCGCCGCCAAGCTCACGCTCGAGGGCGTGCTCGAGGCGGAGCGGGCGGCGCGCGAGGCCGCCGACCGGCTCATCGCGGCCTCTTAG
- the gabT gene encoding 4-aminobutyrate--2-oxoglutarate transaminase: MTDTLDTPTLSAVPQARRVVTAIPGPKSVEIERRRQAVVSGGVASVLPVYIARSHGAIVEDVDGNRFIDLGAGIGVTTIGHTDDEVVQAATRQLGDVTHTLFTVTPYEAYVRVAELLAEKTPGDFAKKTVLVNSGAEAVENGVKIARKFTGRSGVAVLDHAYHGRTNLTMAMNYKAAPYGTGFGPFAGSVHRAPNSYPLRDGLTGAQAAARTIAHLEKTAGAADLACLVVEPVQGEGGFVVPAEGYLAALQEWCAANGIVFIADEIQSGMARTGAWFASEHFGLVPDLVLSAKGIAGGLPLAGVTGRAEIMDAAQPGGLGGTFGGNPVAAAAAVAVFERIERDGLLAEAARIEAVLRPALEALRAAHPVIAEVRGMGAMLAIELVDPESGEPRADVVGAVAKAAAQEGVIVLTAGSSGNVLRFLPSLAISDELLGEAVEVIERALTAAGV; encoded by the coding sequence ATGACCGACACCCTCGACACCCCCACGCTATCGGCCGTGCCCCAGGCCCGCCGAGTCGTCACCGCCATCCCCGGCCCGAAGTCCGTCGAGATCGAGCGCCGACGCCAGGCGGTCGTCTCCGGCGGCGTCGCGTCGGTGCTCCCGGTCTACATCGCCCGCTCGCACGGCGCGATCGTCGAGGACGTCGACGGCAACCGCTTCATCGACCTCGGCGCCGGCATCGGCGTCACCACCATCGGCCACACCGACGACGAGGTCGTCCAGGCGGCGACCCGTCAGCTCGGCGATGTCACCCACACGCTCTTCACCGTCACCCCGTACGAGGCCTACGTCCGCGTCGCCGAGCTCCTCGCCGAGAAGACCCCCGGCGACTTCGCGAAGAAGACCGTCCTCGTGAACTCGGGCGCGGAGGCCGTCGAGAACGGCGTCAAGATCGCCCGCAAGTTCACGGGCCGCTCCGGCGTCGCCGTGCTCGATCACGCCTACCACGGCCGCACCAACCTCACGATGGCCATGAACTACAAGGCGGCGCCCTACGGCACCGGCTTCGGGCCCTTCGCCGGCTCCGTGCACCGCGCCCCTAACTCCTACCCGCTGCGCGACGGCCTGACCGGCGCCCAGGCGGCGGCCCGCACCATCGCGCACCTCGAGAAAACCGCCGGCGCGGCCGACCTCGCCTGCCTCGTCGTCGAGCCGGTCCAGGGCGAGGGCGGCTTCGTCGTCCCCGCCGAGGGCTACCTCGCAGCCCTCCAGGAGTGGTGCGCCGCGAACGGCATCGTCTTCATCGCCGACGAGATCCAGTCCGGCATGGCCCGCACGGGCGCCTGGTTCGCCTCCGAGCACTTCGGCCTCGTGCCCGACCTCGTCCTCAGCGCGAAGGGCATCGCCGGCGGTCTCCCGCTCGCGGGGGTCACCGGCCGCGCGGAGATCATGGATGCCGCACAGCCCGGCGGGCTCGGCGGCACCTTCGGCGGCAACCCCGTCGCGGCGGCCGCCGCGGTCGCCGTCTTCGAGCGCATCGAGCGCGACGGCCTCCTCGCCGAGGCCGCGCGCATCGAGGCGGTGCTCCGGCCCGCGCTCGAGGCGCTGCGCGCCGCGCATCCCGTCATCGCGGAGGTCCGCGGCATGGGCGCCATGCTCGCGATCGAGCTCGTCGACCCCGAGTCGGGCGAGCCGCGCGCGGATGTCGTCGGCGCGGTCGCGAAGGCGGCCGCCCAAGAGGGCGTCATCGTCCTCACCGCCGGCAGCTCGGGCAACGTGCTGCGCTTCCTCCCCAGTCTGGCGATCAGCGACGAGCTCCTCGGCGAGGCCGTCGAGGTGATCGAGCGGGCGCTCACCGCCGCCGGGGTCTGA